One window from the genome of Crassostrea angulata isolate pt1a10 chromosome 2, ASM2561291v2, whole genome shotgun sequence encodes:
- the LOC128173918 gene encoding uncharacterized protein LOC128173918: MRKVHKGGSNKSGSALKPPLASAGMSPAKMPKRKTFDGRKQREKQKMRMREKRQQSRYPDTPPNELVVESSVSVEPVDGAISAPPSNFLGQVSMGFPNSKKPLARVQASLRERMHSPASRLPSPRGSRLFVREQDKAPSPDSPAWVCAPPRAPGLDTVHVSGPAGQAQLDTSREEETSSILKDEETLTRNKTDTERKTKRILNEHKILETIYENQNNDISEEIYDEISKNIYDEISESIIENQCIKISENMYDSHNEISKNLNENEESEVTENMNEKRVTAIHVNLYENQQTRTMKDINGKIENENDLEKNIKREKYNQNPVLRNRKLAAAALKYREDKYYQSFVKERYKEKYRSDTKCRERSKKLYDKNRDVKREISTEKYRRNTSHREDVKLRSKEKYRTDPVHKEEMKKRSTVKYQTNAKHREEMKKRSIIKYQSDEKHREEMKKRSIIKYQSDEKHRENVKIRSKQIYNSDEAHKKRVNSASIRRYNTDESYRKRNLRKRSMKYETDDGFRTRAKVYSKEMYASSSNVRLKKKDALIQQRRAKRQKLDNEEEVAALFRCKVKEGINYICCCCNRLLFENQVQRCNPPSYEKNTEGASAAEVCIQTKYLHQCSEFCLPNCTRSSLWICFTCHRKILKGKIPAEATVNNLILEDIPKELSDLNSLERHLIALQIPFMKVMGLPHGGQKNVHGPVVCVPSDMKKVANLPLKEDENLLLRVKLKRKLNYKGYFEYQFVDPKHVFAALDYLKQNNKWYASVTIDKNWKENDFGEEVTEVTDEVQLDDVEHQELATDTCLQPLDIAQEVLDHFFDDIYSIAPGEGKNPVRLLQEPGNEAKSFPYLFPSGKFSWNDDRPERITLSRYFNNRLMNADNRFAKDTSYIFFSQYLSELNQVIEKTQISIRKSVTKIGSDKLVTPDMLQDPETLSKLLRNDEALRFMQPIRGTPAYWSAAQKDLFAMLRQLGIPTWFCSFSAAEHRWNDSIRTILQQQNDHRDPDLLDWSEKNEVLKSNPVTVARMFEQRFHVFQKDVILSPSEPIGKVIDFFQRVEFQQRGSPHMHCLYWVENSPKIDQDGEEAVCNFVDKYVSCAVPLEEEDAELRSIVLAVQQHSKKHSKSCRKKGSECRFNFPRPPSVRTFITSPETDEIDQNIETETKNETEKRVAKDMLMRVWDEMQLDSNSSSTVGEIFNALGLTQEQYETAYNIITKKKAIVLQREPCELWTNQYNPCLLRCWDANMDIQFVLDPFSCIVYIISYISKSEREMGMLLKQTKIEAEEGNCEARQTLKKIGSAYLKHREVSAQEAVYRVCNLKMKECSRKVVFIPVGENPTRLTKPLSQIKRATHKEREEANDDGNEEEDLWMINIVERYENRPNKIMFHEMCLAQFCSEYRVLAKSQVPKTPNENVFELQNSKGFVQKRTRTKPAVIRYPRFSVDKMSEKYYQCLLQLFLPHERTTQLKPTGFDLYQTFYENGHVKVRNDKTLQAVKILVDTNHAKFAENEEMIADAQETFETIGEPQDAWASLCPETELIRKECIEERSTLNVLDDHVDEIPEMETEANSADVMFKVQQNNQSREEALQIIQNLNETQRNIFYYIRDWCIEKSTGQNPDPFHIFITGGAARFAFYRSRYNLFDRDLVETK, translated from the exons ATGCCGAAACGTAAAACATTTGATGGCAGGAAGCAGAGGGAGAAACAAAAAATGAGAATGAGGGAGAAGAGACAGCAGTCTCGGTATCCAGACACTCCTCCCAATGAGCTGGTTGTAGAGTCCAGTGTTTCTGTTGAACCAGTGGATGGAGCAATCTCTGCTCCCCCCAGTAATTTTCTGGGGCAGGTTTCCATGGGGTTTCCTAATAGTAAAAAACCCCTGGCCAGAGTGCAGGCCTCTCTTCGCGAGAGAATGCACTCACCTGCCTCGAGGTTGCCATCTCCTCGAGGAAGTCGTCTGTTTGTCCGTGAACAGGACAAGGCACCGTCCCCTGACTCCCCAGCGTGGGTTTGTGCTCCACCGAGGGCACCTGGACTGGACACCGTGCACGTGTCTGGTCCAGCAGGTCAGGCGCAGCTGGATACCTCCAGGGAGGAAGAGACCAGCAGTATTCTAAAAGATGAGGAAACCTTAACGAGAAACAAAACGGATACTGAACGAAAAACAAAACGTATTCTGAACGAACACAAGATACTAGAAACTATATATGAGAACCAGAACAATGATATATCAGAGGAAATATATGATGAGATATCAAAGAATATATATGATGAGATATCAGAAAGTATTATAGAAAACCAGTGCATTAAGATATCAGAGAATATGTATGACAGCCATAATGAGATATCAAAGAATCTTAATGAGAATGAAGAGAGTGAGGTTACAGAGAATATGAATGAAAAACGTGTAACTGCCATACATGTGAATCTGTATGAGAATCAACAGACAAGGACAATGAAGGATATAAATGGCAAAATAGAAAATGAGAATGATCttgaa AAAAACATAAAGAGAGAGAAATATAATCAGAACCCAGTACTACGAAACAGAAAATTAGCTGCAGCGGCTCTTAAATATAGAGAAGACAAGTATTACCAATCATTTGTGAAGGAAAGATACAAGGAAAAATATAGATCTGATACCAAATGCAGAGAAAGAAGTAAGAAGTTGTATGACAAAAATCGAGATGTTAAGAGAGAGATAAGCACAGAGAAATACAGAAGAAACACTTCGCATAGAGAAGATGTAAAACTGAGAAGCAAAGAGAAGTACAGAACAGATCCTGTACACAAAGAGGAGATGAAGAAAAGAAGTACAGTGAAATATCAAACTAATGCAAAGCATAGAGAAGAGATGAAAAAGCGAAGTATAATTAAATACCAATCAGATGAAAAACACAGAGAAGAGATGAAAAAGAGAAGTATAATTAAATACCAATCAGATGAAAAACACAGAGAAAATGTTAAGATTAGGAGTAAGCAGATCTACAATAGTGATGAAGCTCACAAAAAGCGTGTAAATTCTGCAAGTATTCGGAGATACAATACTGATGAATCATACAGGAAAAGAAATCTTAGGAAAAGGTCAATGAAGTATGAAACAGATGATGGCTTCAGAACAAGAGCTAAAGTCTATAGTAAAGAAATGTATGCATCAAGTTCTAATGTcagattaaagaaaaaagatgcATTAATACAGCAAAGAAGAGCAAAAAGACAAAAACTAGATAACGAAGAGGAAGTAGCAGCCTTGTTTAGGTGTAAAGTAAAGGAAGGCATTAATTACATATGTTGTTGTTGTAATCGGCTCTTGTTTGAAAATCAAGTCCAAAGATGCAATCCCCCATCTTATGAAAAGAACACAGAAGGAGCATCAGCAGCTGAAGTCTGCATACAGACAAAATATTTGCATCAGTGTTCAGAATTTTGCCTTCCGAACTGTACAAGATCATCATTGTGGATTTGCTTTACCTGTCATAGGAAGATTCTAAAAGGAAAAATTCCAGCAGAGGCGACCGTGAACAATTTGATTTTGGAAGATATTCCGAAGGAACTTTCCGACTTGAATAGCCTCGAAAGACACCTAATTGCATTACAAATACCTTTTATGAAGGTAATGGGGCTTCCTCATGGTGGTCAGAAGAATGTTCATGGACCGGTTGTTTGTGTGCCATCAGACATGAAAAAGGTAGCAAATCTACCGCTGAAGGAAGATGAAAATTTGTTGTTGCGTGTAAAATtgaaaaggaaattaaattacaaaGGATATTTTGAATATCAGTTTGTAGACCCAAAGCACGTTTTTGCTGCCTTAGATTACTTGAAACAGAATAACAAATGGTATGCAAGTGTTACAATAGACAAGAATtggaaagaaaatgattttggtGAAGAAGTTACAGAAGTAACTGATGAAGTACAATTAGATGATGTAGAACACCAAGAATTAGCTACTGACACCTGTTTACAGCCACTGGATATTGCACAGGAAGTTTTAGATCATTTCTTTGATGACATATACAGTATTGCACCTGGAGAAGGTAAGAATCCTGTTCGCTTGTTGCAAGAACCAGGAAATGAAGCTAAATCCTTTCCATACCTTTTTCCTAGCGGAAAGTTCTCATGGAATGACGATAGGCCGGAAAGGATAACGTTATCTAGATATTTCAACAACCGGTTAATGAATGCAGATAACCGATTTGCTAAAGATAcaagttacatttttttcagccAGTATTTGTCAGAACTGAATCAAGTAATAGAGAAAACTCAAATCTCAATTCGAAAATCTGTCACAAAGATTGGGAGTGATAAATTAGTTACACCAGACATGTTACAAGATCCGGAGACCCTTTCAAAGCTGTTGAGAAATGACGAGGCATTACGCTTTATGCAGCCTATTCGTGGAACACCGGCATATTGGTCTGCAGCCCAAAAAGATCTCTTTGCAATGCTGCGGCAGTTGGGAATACCTACATGGTTTTGTTCGTTCTCTGCTGCTGAACATAGATGGAATGATTCTATTAGAACAATTTTACAACAACAGAATGATCACAGAGATCCAGATTTGTTAGATTGGTCTGAAAAAAACGAAGTACTAAAAAGTAATCCAGTTACTGTTGCAAGGATGTTTGAACAGAGATTCCACGTGTTTCAGAAAGATGTCATTTTATCGCCATCGGAACCAATTGGAAAAGTTATAGACTTTTTTCAGAGAGTTGAGTTTCAACAAAGAGGATCGCCTCACATGCACTGCTTATACTGGGTTGAAAACTCTCCTAAAATTGATCAAGATGGCGAGGAAGCAGTGTGTAATTTCGTCGATAAATATGTATCTTGCGCAGTTCCTTTGGAGGAGGAAGATGCTGAGCTAAGAAGCATTGTGCTGGCTGTTCAACAACACAGTAAAAAACACTCCAAGTCATGCAGAAAGAAGGGCTCAGAGTGCAGGTTTAATTTTCCTAGACCGCCTTCTGTACGCACATTCATCACTTCACCTGAAACTGATGAAAtagatcaaaatattgaaacagaaacaaaaaatgAGACAGAGAAAAGGGTTGCTAAAGATATGCTAATGCGTGTCTGGGATGAAATGCAACTAGACAGCAATTCATCAAGCACAGTTGGCGAAATCTTCAATGCATTGGGATTGACGCAAGAACAATATGAAACAGCATATAACATTATTACAAAAAAGAAGGCAATTGTTCTGCAAAGAGAACCGTGTGAGCTCTGGACCAACCAGTACAACCCATGTCTATTAAGGTGCTGGGATGCAAACATGGACATTCAATTTGTTTTAGATCCATTTAGCTGCattgtttatatcatttcttatatcTCAAAATCTGAAAGAGAAATGGGGATGTTGCTGAAACAAACAAAGATAGAGGCCGAGGAAGGGAACTGTGAAGCACGccaaacattgaaaaaaattgggtCTGCCTACTTAAAACATCGGGAAGTGAGTGCACAAGAAGCTGTTTATCGTGTctgtaatttgaaaatgaaagagTGTTCGAGGAAGGTTGTTTTTATACCAGTGGGAGAAAACCCAACCCGTTTAACCAAACCACTTTCTCAGATAAAACGAGCCACACATAAGGAGAGAGAAGAAGCCAATGACGATGGAAATGAGGAAGAGGATTTATGGATGATAAATATTGTTGAAAGGTATGAAAATCGACCAAACAAGATAATGTTTCACGAAATGTGTTTGGCTCAATTCTGTTCAGAATACCGCGTTCTTGCAAAGTCTCAGGTTCCAAAGActccaaatgaaaatgtatttgaattGCAAAATTCAAAGGGATTTGTACAAAAGAGAACCAGAACAAAACCAGCTGTAATTAGATACCCACGGTTTAGTGTTGACAAAATGTCTGAAAAATATTATCAGTGTCTCCTACAGCTCTTCCTGCCTCACGAGAGAACAACTCAATTAAAACCAACAGGTTTTGATCTCTATCAGACATTTTATGAGAATGGCCATGTTAAAGTGAGAAATGATAAGACATTACAAGCAGTCAAGATATTGGTCGATACAAATCATGCAAAATTTGcagaaaatgaagaaatgatAGCGGACGCACAAGAAACATTTGAGACTATCGGAGAACCGCAGGATGCATGGGCAAGTTTATGTCCAGAAACTGAATTGATACGAAAGGAATGTATTGAAGAAAGAAGTACACTGAATGTGTTGGATGATCATGTCGATGAAATACCGGAGATGGAGACCGAGGCAAACTCAGCTGATGTCATGTTCAAAGTCCAACAAAATAACCAATCCAGAGAAGAAGCCTTGCAGATAATCCAAAACCTAAATGAGACACAGAGAAacatcttttattatataagaGACTGGTGTATAGAAAAATCAACAGGACAAAACCCAGACCCCTTTCACATATTTATAACAGGTGGTGCAG CTCGATTTGCGTTTTACAGAAGCAGATATAATCTGTTTGACAGAGACTTGGTTGAGACCAAATGA